Proteins encoded in a region of the Pseudomonas putida genome:
- a CDS encoding ribonuclease Z, producing the protein MDLLFLGTSAGVPTKARNVSATAVIETNGSHWYLVDCGEGTQHRLLHTPLSIRDLRAIFITHVHGDHCFGLPGLLASAGMSGRTQPLELILPVALHDWVRQGLVASDTFLPFELRLLAVEELAEWRNEALQVTTVQLSHRVPSVGFVFTELNPEPRLDTQRLQAEGIPRGPLWGELAKGLTVQHDGQLLDGHDYLRPSRPPRRVIVCGDNDNPELLADVAKGADVLVHEATFTQAVVERTGVTFGHSTAAAVARFAEGAGVRNLVLTHFSARYQSDPRRSPNIDNVRDEALAHYSGQLTLAQDLQRYHLGRDGCLEPVG; encoded by the coding sequence ATGGACCTGCTGTTCCTCGGCACCTCCGCCGGGGTGCCGACCAAGGCACGCAATGTCAGCGCCACGGCCGTGATCGAAACCAACGGCAGCCACTGGTACCTGGTCGATTGCGGCGAAGGCACCCAGCACCGGCTGTTGCATACGCCACTGTCGATCCGCGACCTGCGTGCAATCTTCATCACCCACGTGCATGGCGACCATTGCTTTGGCCTGCCCGGCCTGCTGGCCAGCGCTGGCATGAGCGGGCGCACCCAGCCGCTGGAGCTGATTCTGCCCGTCGCGCTGCACGACTGGGTACGCCAGGGCCTGGTGGCCAGCGACACGTTCCTGCCATTCGAGTTGCGCTTGTTGGCCGTGGAGGAACTGGCCGAATGGCGCAACGAGGCCCTGCAGGTGACCACCGTGCAACTGTCGCACCGGGTGCCCAGCGTGGGCTTCGTGTTCACTGAACTCAACCCCGAACCCCGCCTGGACACCCAGCGGCTGCAAGCCGAAGGTATCCCCCGTGGCCCGCTGTGGGGCGAACTGGCCAAAGGCCTGACGGTGCAGCATGACGGGCAGTTGCTGGACGGTCACGACTACCTGCGCCCGTCACGCCCGCCACGGCGGGTGATCGTGTGCGGGGACAACGACAACCCCGAGCTGCTGGCCGACGTCGCCAAGGGTGCGGACGTACTGGTGCATGAGGCCACGTTCACCCAGGCGGTGGTCGAACGCACCGGGGTCACGTTCGGCCACAGCACCGCCGCTGCAGTGGCGCGCTTTGCCGAGGGCGCTGGTGTGCGCAACCTGGTACTGACGCATTTCAGCGCCCGTTACCAAAGCGACCCAAGGCGTAGCCCCAACATCGACAACGTGCGCGACGAGGCCCTCGCCCATTACAGCGGGCAGCTGACCCTGGCGCAGGACCTGCAGCGCTATCACCTTGGCCGTGATGGCTGTCTTGAGCCGGTCGGATGA
- a CDS encoding NCS1 family nucleobase:cation symporter-1, whose amino-acid sequence MQQSRSEVVEQNGLFELSEGSDVLDSPRYNHDIAPTKVHQRTWNKWHITALWVGMSICVPTYTLGGVLTAYFGLSVGEALLAILLANVIVLIPLTLNAFPGTKYGIPFPVLLRSSFGILGSNVPCLIRAVVACGWFGIQTLFGGLAIHLFLGSVFDGWKALEGTGEVIGFMIFWCLNLWVVLRGAESIKWLETLSAPLLVAVGVGLLFWALPHMSMTELLAQPPKRPEGASVVSYFCAGLTAMVGFWATLSLNIPDFSRYARSQKDQILGQIFGLPLTMFLFASLGVVLTAASASLVGETVSDPVSLIGKIHSPFWVALAMALIVIATLSTNTAANIVSPTNDFQNIAPRLIGRSRAVWLTGFIGLALMGHELLKKLGLIVSDLSLESVYSNWLLGYSSLLGPIAGIMVVDYFLIRRQQLDLAGLYRDDVYPAWNWAGFAAFALPVGLTVLAIGNSSFSWFYDYGWFTGSLLGGALYYVFAGLAARNPVGAGLPAKRPAPTTKKA is encoded by the coding sequence ATGCAACAGAGCAGATCGGAAGTGGTCGAGCAAAATGGCCTGTTCGAGCTGTCCGAGGGTAGCGATGTCCTCGACAGCCCGCGCTACAACCACGACATCGCACCGACCAAGGTGCATCAGCGCACCTGGAACAAATGGCACATCACCGCCCTGTGGGTAGGCATGTCCATCTGCGTACCCACCTACACCTTGGGCGGCGTGCTCACCGCCTACTTTGGCCTCAGTGTCGGCGAAGCGTTGCTGGCAATCCTGCTGGCCAACGTGATCGTGCTGATACCGCTTACCCTCAACGCCTTCCCCGGTACCAAGTACGGCATACCGTTCCCGGTGTTGCTGCGCTCGTCGTTCGGCATCCTGGGCTCCAACGTACCGTGCCTGATTCGCGCGGTAGTCGCCTGTGGTTGGTTCGGTATCCAGACCCTGTTCGGCGGGCTGGCCATTCACCTGTTCCTCGGCTCGGTGTTCGACGGCTGGAAGGCCCTGGAGGGCACCGGTGAGGTGATTGGCTTCATGATTTTCTGGTGCCTGAACCTGTGGGTGGTACTGCGCGGCGCCGAGTCGATCAAGTGGCTGGAAACCCTCTCGGCACCGCTGCTGGTGGCGGTGGGCGTCGGCCTGCTGTTCTGGGCCTTGCCGCACATGTCGATGACCGAACTGCTGGCGCAGCCGCCCAAGCGCCCCGAAGGGGCGAGCGTGGTCAGCTACTTCTGCGCCGGGCTTACCGCCATGGTCGGCTTCTGGGCCACGTTGTCGCTGAACATTCCCGATTTCAGCCGCTACGCCCGCAGCCAGAAGGACCAGATTCTTGGGCAGATCTTCGGCTTGCCGCTGACCATGTTCCTGTTCGCTTCGCTAGGTGTGGTGCTGACCGCCGCCTCGGCGTCGCTGGTGGGCGAAACGGTGTCCGACCCGGTCAGCCTGATCGGCAAGATCCACAGCCCGTTCTGGGTGGCCCTGGCCATGGCGCTGATCGTGATCGCCACGCTGTCGACGAACACGGCGGCGAACATCGTGTCGCCGACCAACGACTTCCAGAACATCGCCCCTCGGCTGATCGGGCGCAGCCGCGCGGTATGGCTGACTGGCTTCATCGGCCTGGCCTTGATGGGCCATGAGCTGCTGAAGAAGCTGGGGTTGATCGTCTCCGACCTGAGCCTTGAGAGCGTGTATTCCAACTGGCTGCTGGGCTATTCCAGCCTGCTGGGGCCGATTGCCGGGATCATGGTGGTGGACTACTTCCTGATCCGCCGGCAGCAGTTGGACCTGGCTGGGCTGTACCGCGACGACGTGTACCCGGCGTGGAACTGGGCCGGGTTTGCCGCCTTCGCCTTGCCGGTGGGGCTGACGGTGTTGGCAATTGGCAACAGCAGTTTCAGCTGGTTCTACGACTACGGCTGGTTTACCGGCTCGCTGCTGGGTGGGGCGCTGTACTACGTCTTCGCCGGCCTGGCGGCACGCAACCCAGTGGGAGCGGGCTTGCCCGCGAAGAGGCCCGCACCAACAACAAAAAAAGCCTGA
- a CDS encoding Zn-dependent hydrolase produces MTPVKEILKTTAQHVDSNRLWQSLMDLARLGATAKGGVCRLALTDLDRQARDLFVQWSEAAGCTVSIDAVGNIFARRPGRNPKLPPVMTGSHIDTQPTGGKFDGCFGVMAGLEVIRTLNDLGVETEAPLEVVVWTNEEGSRFAPCMMGSGVFAGKFTLADTLAKRDAQGVSVGEALNAIGYAGPRAVLGHPVGAYFEAHIEQGPILEDQAKTIGVVLGALGQKWFDLTLRGVEAHAGPTPMHLRKDALVGAAAVVEAVNRTALGHQPHACGTVGCLQAYPGSRNVIPGEVRMTLDFRHLEGEQLNAMIAEVRAVIEATCAKHGLSHELVPTADFPALYFDKGCVDAVRESAKALGLPLMDIVSGAGHDAIFLAELGPAGMIFVPCENGISHNEIENATPGDLAAGCAVLLRAMLAASEAIASGRLAA; encoded by the coding sequence GTGACCCCCGTCAAAGAGATCCTGAAGACCACCGCCCAGCACGTCGACAGCAACCGGCTGTGGCAATCGCTGATGGACCTGGCGCGCCTCGGTGCCACCGCCAAGGGCGGCGTCTGCCGCCTGGCCTTGACCGACCTCGACCGCCAGGCTCGAGACCTGTTCGTGCAGTGGAGCGAGGCCGCTGGTTGCACGGTCAGTATCGACGCGGTCGGCAACATCTTCGCCCGCCGCCCTGGGCGTAACCCCAAGCTGCCACCGGTGATGACCGGCAGCCATATCGACACCCAACCCACCGGCGGCAAGTTCGATGGCTGCTTCGGGGTGATGGCCGGGCTGGAGGTGATCCGCACCCTCAACGACCTGGGCGTGGAAACCGAAGCACCGCTGGAAGTGGTGGTGTGGACCAACGAGGAGGGTTCACGTTTTGCGCCCTGCATGATGGGTTCAGGCGTGTTCGCCGGCAAGTTCACCCTTGCGGACACCCTGGCCAAGCGCGATGCCCAGGGTGTCAGCGTTGGCGAAGCGTTGAACGCCATTGGCTACGCTGGCCCGCGTGCGGTGCTGGGCCACCCGGTGGGGGCGTATTTCGAAGCGCATATCGAGCAGGGGCCGATTCTGGAGGATCAGGCCAAGACCATCGGCGTGGTCCTTGGCGCCCTGGGCCAGAAGTGGTTCGACCTGACCCTGCGCGGCGTCGAAGCCCACGCCGGCCCAACGCCCATGCACCTGCGCAAGGACGCCCTGGTAGGCGCTGCCGCCGTGGTGGAGGCGGTCAACCGCACCGCCCTTGGCCACCAACCGCATGCCTGTGGCACGGTAGGTTGTCTGCAGGCGTACCCAGGGTCGCGTAACGTGATCCCGGGCGAAGTGCGCATGACGCTGGACTTCCGTCACCTCGAAGGCGAGCAGCTGAATGCGATGATTGCCGAGGTACGCGCGGTGATCGAAGCGACCTGCGCCAAGCATGGCCTGAGCCATGAGCTGGTGCCCACGGCCGACTTCCCGGCGCTGTACTTTGACAAAGGCTGCGTCGATGCCGTGCGCGAATCGGCCAAGGCCTTGGGCCTGCCGCTTATGGACATCGTCAGCGGTGCGGGGCATGACGCGATCTTCCTGGCCGAGCTGGGGCCGGCGGGGATGATCTTCGTGCCGTGCGAAAACGGCATCAGCCATAACGAGATCGAGAACGCCACGCCTGGTGACCTGGCAGCGGGATGTGCGGTGTTGCTGCGGGCGATGCTGGCGGCGTCGGAGGCGATTGCCAGCGGGCGGTTGGCGGCATAG